A single region of the Grus americana isolate bGruAme1 chromosome 3, bGruAme1.mat, whole genome shotgun sequence genome encodes:
- the TBCC gene encoding tubulin-specific chaperone C has product MEAAGEAAAVSAEELRAPAAFVASLQPEMAATAAVVLPERLQRREAERQQGVERQRQKKEAQVVKEEQSEFFVAAFAREREAVEALLAAGPLEEAAVRLQGLQKLLTESVRFLAPYEVRQGQEAVARLQGDLAARRQQLQPKKKFAFRALKKEAAPGSEPRPAEPARPAAAPPAPGHGPAEGESSGPPLCGFSGAEDEELELGPAELLQRDVVLSELRGCRVRLRGNANTLRVRDCRGCTVLCGPVSTSVLVDGCSDCLLVLACQQLRTHRTRNSRFYVHVTSRAVIEDCTKVSFAPYAWSYAGIERDFESSGLDRNRNNWNLVDDFDWLVADKPSPNWSLIPEQERISCWD; this is encoded by the coding sequence atggaagcagcaggagaggcagcGGCGGTGTCCGCTGAGGAGCTGCGGGCCCCGGCCGCCTTCGTGgcttccctgcagcctgagatgGCCGCCACTGCCGCCGTGGTGCTGCCGGAGCGGCTGCAGCGGCGGGAAGCGGAGCGGCAGCAGGGCGTGGAACGGCAGCGGCAGAAGAAGGAGGCGCAGGTAgtgaaggaggagcagagcgAGTTCTTCGTGGCCGCCTTCGCCCGGGAGCGAGAGGCCGTGGAGGCGCTCCTGGCGGCGGGGCCGCTAGAGGAGGCGGCCGTCCGCCTGCAAgggctgcagaagctgctgaccGAGAGCGTGCGGTTCCTGGCGCCCTACGAGGTGCGGCAGGGGCAGGAGGCCGTGGCGCGGCTCCAGGGGGACCTGGCGGCCCGGCgtcagcagctgcagcccaagAAGAAATTCGCCTTCCGGGCCCTCAAGAAAGAAGCGGCTCCGGGCAGCGAACCGCGCCCCGCGGAGCCCGCCCGGCCTGCagccgccccgccggcccctgGCCACGGCCCAGCCGAAGGGGAGTCGAGCGGCCCGCCGCTGTGCGGGTTCAGCGGCGCCGAGGACGAGGAGCTGGAGCTCGGCCCcgctgagctgctgcagcgcGACGTGGTGCTCTCCGAGCTGCGCGGCTGCCGGGTGCGGCTCCGCGGCAACGCCAACACGCTGCGGGTGCGGGACTGCCGGGGCTGCACCGTGCTCTGCGGGCCCGTTTCCACCTCCGTGCTGGTGGACGGCTGCAGCGATTGTCTCCTGGTGCTGGCCTGCCAGCAGCTCCGCACCCATCGCACCCGCAACAGCCGGTTCTATGTCCATGTTACCAGCCGAGCTGTAATCGAGGACTGCACTAAGGTCTCCTTCGCCCCCTACGCCTGGAGCTATGCTGGTATCGAGAGGGATTTCGAGTCTTCTGGGCTGGACAGGAACAGAAACAACTGGAACCTGGTGGATGACTTTGACTGGCTGGTGGCTGACAAGCCTTCACCCAACTGGAGTCTGATCCCTGAGCAGGAAAGAATCAGCTGCTGGGACTGA